The nucleotide window TTCCTGCATAAAGAAAACAACTCTTACCAAGCTATATTTATCCTACGTAACTATTTTAGGCcttcattttgattttattaatattacattattaaaggCAAACAACATACACATCTTCCAGCCCATGTCCAGATTCTGAGAGGGTGGTATGTCTATCGCTTGCTGTGGGGGAATGGTCAGTTGTTTGCTGCTCCTCCCCAGTTTCCTCCTCTTTAATGGATGTGGCGCAGAGAGGGTTGAGgacaatgtatttatatttcttcCAGTTGCATGCCTTAGGATCTGGAGTAGATTTGAATTCAGAACGTGGCTGTAAAGATATTATGAAATCTGTATATTAGATTGTTGTTGTGCTGCAAATAACAGAAACACAAAATATTCTGCAGTAGTCGGTCCTACAACAATCTGTAGCTGCCTTTGTAGAGAAAAATAGACAACGAAACTGAGTACgttacatacacacagagtaTGATGGTTTAGGAAAGATTGCTTAAAGTCTTAAAACATTCACCACATACTTACACGCATACACATAGAGACAGCATACCTTCAGTTTAGGGGAGAAAGTACAGCCACTGGACTCAGCAGGTGAGTTGGGCTGACCACTGGACTCTGCAGGGCTATTTGGAGATGGAGTACAGTGGGGAAAGGATGAAGATTCGGGCTCCTTCTCCACTTTCAGGCTCTGAGGTCTGGGCACATGCTTCACTGAGGTCATGGTCTCTCCTGGAACCCTGCAATGCACCAACAGATCAGGTTTACATGTACTGCTTACACTAGaatactgtgtttgtgtgattctgattaaggcaaggcaagtttatttatagagcacctttcatacagaagcaattccaagtgctttacagaagaaaaacacttaaaagccagaataacatcataaaagtccaataaaacaattacatcaAAAGagttaaatgattaaaatgatacaagaaaagaaaagaaataaagtgcagttacaataaacaataaacagtcTCCTAGCTGTACAGTGTATAATGAGTTGTTATGGGACTAATGTGTTGTCTCATACTCACCTGGCTATAGTGGGGCTGGGCTCCTCTGCCTCTGCAGCTGGTCTGGAAGGGGAAGATGAGGTGAAAGAGGGATGTGCTGGAGGGGATCTGCCACCTTGTGGCACTGTGGTGTTCAGTTGGGGGTTTCTGGAGGCCAGCTCGACCAGAGGAGggctcacacacaccctttcacTGTGGACAACACGACATGGtatcagagagaaagacacagtaAATCAGTACAGAACACCAGTATGACACACTTGCCACTCCCCAGCAGAAGCTGGACCCTGCCATTTCTAGTGTATTGGGCAATGTTTTGAACTTTGTGGCTATCCATAGTGCAGTTTAGAAACACTGAAAGATGATGGGTAATGTAGTCTGGGGTCTCTTCAGGGAATTGGCTGAAGGAGAGCTGATGTACCTTTTGTTTcctaatatataattattatatatatatattatattatattttatatatatttatatgtactaTTTAATTTTTGATAAATGAATCAGTTGACTCAACCAGGACTGTAACTGATGACCCCTGGTGACCCCTCCTTGACTAGAAATGAACCCCTCATATTAATCATCGTTACCTGTTCTGTATGAATGCTCTACAGGTGTCAGCAACATGGTCCATCTGTAAGTAGGTGGCAGCAGTGAGCACTCCAGACACTGTGCCAGGGGTTAGGGGAAGGCGGGAGGTGTACATGAAGTCCAGCAGCAGTGACACACTGCCCGCATCCAGTCCCTCCGGCAGGGACAAGGAAACCCCTCGCTCACTGCCTGTACCGGACGTGTGGCGGGAAAACAGGGAGTAGAAGAAACCActggagggagagaaagtgagtCTCATTAAGATAGAACAcagataaatatattaatgGATCAGTGCTGGTAAGATACAGTAAAACAGAAGGTAGAacatatattcatataaaagCACTGTATTTAAAACTAGCGTTATGTAAGTGTTATGAATCATAATCTACACTAAAGTAGCACCAACATAAATGGTCCAAAGTGTTTTTGGGTTGATTGTACACTTCTAGGAACCATTTTGATTGGCGTCAGCCACTTACACGACCACTTAATTCTTAGAATTGTTTGGTGCCAGAAATTGTATCAGAAAAAGTAAACGAAATACTTCACTAAAgatatgttcatttttaaataaatgaacaatgaaCACACTTTGGGGTAAAAATATAGAGGAAGGAATGGACTGCACATGAATGACCTAATCGTCTTCAAAAACAATGAGACATTCTCCTGAAAACAAAATCTGTAGCAGaggaaggaggaagagagagagagaatcctccctGTGTGCTGACTAAGCCCGTGGACTGACCTGCACGCTATCAGCACTGCGCAGTGGGCACGCAGCTGGGCACTGCCCACCAGCAGTGTGGCATCTGTCAGGATGTCTCGGTGGCGCAGCTCATTTAAATTCAGCAGAACATCGTTGGAGTGGCGTGTAAACTCTTTCACGTATCCCTGTACCTCCAGCTCCTGCTCACGCCTGGAAGTAACTCCATATCCCTCCACCATCTGCATTTTGCTCATCATCTAATAAACATCAAGAAATATTACGTTAGAAGCTCCACAGCTCTCATTTGGATCCAGAGAACACTGTCTTGGATATGGATCAGCTTACCTTGCTCTAGAATTGATGGGAAGAGCTCTAAATCAATCCTAGATGGTTCTGCTTGGGGAGACCAGCTCCCTACTCGTACCTGCACACACAACGAACAATTCATTTAGAAGATCTTTCGTTTTGGGgtattcagattcagattaatTGCTCACTCTAATCAATAAATAGTTACCAAattttttgtcttattttataaacataggGTATAAGGGCTCATGTAAATGCTTTCACTTTCTGTCCGTTTGTGCTATTTGCCTTGCAAATGGTATCTGTCTAAAGAAAACATGcaaaatatctccaaaataaaaCCTTCGCAAGAGATGACAAAGATATTCCCAACTTATAACAGAAATTAATGTTTAAACAAGATGTTTTATTGAAGAAACTAGTTCATATTATTATCTACTGGAGTGTACTCCAAAGTATAAGATTAGTGCAGAACCTTTATCACTGACCTTTCACAGATCTATTTTAACAAACTTCCCAAATTTCAGATTTCAGCACTCagtcatccattcattcaaaAATTCACCAGTGGCACTTCACAATTACAGGCCAACAACATCGTGCACGAGCTTCGTGTAAAACCTTGCAAACCTCTTCTCATTTCATTCCCATTTTAAATccaaattcacaaaaaaagCATGTCTCTTACACATTTGAAAGATTTAAAATCACCAACGTAAACTCACCCCGACCAGCAGGGACGAGAACACACCCCTCTGTTATGTAGCGATCCCTCTCGGTTGCTGTCAAACCCAGCACTCCATACAATACCGTGCTCCCTCCTCAGATGATGCTTTTTATTACTGGTCAGTGCAACTGGAGGGAGGAGCACATTTATAATGTTGTACAGGAAGTTCCATGCGGCCACGGCCACTCGTTTCCTGTTAGAAGATGATGTCCTTTTTGTACTGGCCTGAGAACAGCTTCCTCTCACCAGATCCTAACCTGAACTCTGACAATACAGTCCTCAAACAGGCCCGAGATCTGGACAATACGCTTATGTCTTTCCGGATCCTGGTTTCCCTCTTCCCCAGGCAGCCCACGCGCTCTGGAAGCTCTGCAGGAAAAGGCCCCGGGCCCCAACATGCTTCAGGTATTTATAGTTGTGTACTAGAGGCCTGCCATGTAAAGTGATGACAGGAAGgagaggtttgtgtgtttttgatcCGTGGTGTGTATAGCAACCTATCCACTGTTTGTGAGTGGGAGGTTTCATGCAGAGTGTATTAGTTTATCTTTTTGGAAATGCGTGCGACTGTGTGTCTCGGCGCATGTGCGTGGGCACACTCATATTGTACTGGGTTCAGAAGGTCCGATAACACTATCCAGGAGTTCACCTAACTAAAGCAAACCTCACCCACCCCTGTCTGACTCTCTCCAGGACAAAGGAAATGGCCAGACAGGAAGTTTCTTAAAAAACAAGTAGAATGTGCATTAACACCCTTCAAGTctgcaattattattattttcttacatCAGGTATTTGTCCAAAGTCATGTGTAAAATCTAACGCTTAAAGGCAATGCATTTCAGATTTGAATAATTTGATAACTTAGTGTCTAAATCCACTCAGGGCCTGATGGTGACTTGTGGCAGTCACAGGCACTAGCCCCAGTGGCCTGGTCTTTACGTCCTGTTATGTGGCATATTTTGGGACATTTTCTAGTGAAAtcctttatttttctcttttttctttttgtttgtgctcacaatttctctgcAAATAGTGAAGAGAATAATCCACAGCCTTGAAATATACGCAGCAATTAGTTAAAACCATCTTGTTTTTCTCTTGTTGAGATGGAAGAAGTGGACATAGCAATTGTGCTGGAGATCATTCCCTTAGTGTCACTACTGGCCTAAATATAGTCCACAAACCATAAATTTCCAGCTGACAGCATCCTTTGGGCAGCAAATAGAGTCCGCTGATGTAAGACTGTGAGGGTGACTAAAGACAAATGATGCTATAACAGATAAACTACTGTTTCTGATGTTGCATCTAttcaaacacaccaccaaccACTTTTCAACAGAATCAGATCCTCACATTGTTCAAACATAGTGTAAAGCCCTTCCAGGAGACTAAAGCCTGTTATTGTAGCATAGTAGGGACTCCTTATAATACCTTTCATGTTGGATGAACATGTGCCCACAAATATTTGGAAATTAGCCGAAATCTTTTGATCAGTTCTGGATTTTAAAATACTGACTGTTTCCTGGattatactttattttaataGACAATGTATCTGCTGGTGctgttttccatccatccattcattatctgtaactcttatccagttcagggttgcggtgggtccagaacctacctggaatcattggggcgcaaggcaggaatacaccctggagggggcgccagtccttcacagggcaacacacacattcactcacacctacggacacttttgagtcgccaatccacctaccaacgtgtgtttttggactgtgggaggaaaacggagcacccggaggaaacccacacagacacagagagaacacgccacactcctcacagacagtcacccggaggaaacccacgcagacacagggagaacacaccacactcctcacagacagtcacccggaggaaacccacgcagacacagggagaacacaccacactcctcacagacagtcacccggaggaaacccacgcagacacagggagaacacacctcactcctcacagacagtcacccggaggaaacccacgcagacacagggagaacacaccacactcctcacagacagtcacccggaggaaacccacgcagacacagggagaacacacaacactcctcacagacagtcacccggaggaaacccacgcagacacagggagaacacaccgcactcctcacagacagtcacccggaggaaacccacgcagacacagggagaacacaccccactcctcacagacagtcacccggaggaaacccacgcagacacaggaagaacacaccacactcctcacagacagtcacctggaggaaacccacgcagacacagggagaacacaccacactcctcacagacagtcacccggaggaaacccacgcaggcacagagagaacacaccgcactcctcacagacagtcacccggaggaaacccacgcagacacagggagaacacaccccactcctcacagacagtcacccggaggaaacccacgcagacacagggagaacacaccacacccctcacagacagtcacccggaggaaacccacgcagacacagggagaacacaccgcactcctcacagacagtcacccggaggaaacccacgcagacacagggagaacacaccacactcctcacagacagtcacctggaggaaacccacgcagacagagagaacacaccacactcctcacagacagtcacccggaggaaacccacgcagacacaggggagaacacaccgcactcctcacagacagtcacccggaggaaacccacgcagacacagggagaacacaccccactcctcacagacagtcacccggaggaaacccacgcagacacagggagaacacaccgcactcctcacacctacctgctgcgccaccgtgccgcctcttCAAAGAAATCAGTAGAGATATTTTATATACCTCcagttcagttttattattGGCTTCTTTACAGACACATGTCCTTTGAGCCCTACAGAATCCACAAGAGTGCAGTTTGTTCTTCTCCTATCTGTAAACTATTACTGATACAAATGTTGCAGATCTATATTTTTTGTGTATTATTGTCTTAAAGCCCTCAAATGTTCAGAAAGGATATGGAAACAATATTGTCTCAGTTAAACACACTTGTAAATTTAATGCATGGACACAACAGAGAAGCAATAACCATTCATAAATAAGCTTTTCAATCACTGAAGGACAAACTAATCTTATGGGATTACAGGCTCATGGGGCAACCTCCAATAATTAAGACTGGTGTCTtggtgcatgtgtgagtgtgtgtatatcagAACCGCTTCATGAACTTCGTATGTTAAAGATGTGGTAACTTTCCATTTGTTCTCATCATATTGGGAACCTAAGGGGGGCCCACATCCCCAGTCTTATTCTCTTCTCTGCCTTATTGACGGATGTCCTGCGCAGGCTTTTCATGCCtggctctgtgttttgtgtctgtgtgtgtgtgtgtctcagaggaagtaTCGTGGAGAGGGTGTTCCATGGTTCCTGCACATCTGTGAGCTGCATTTCTCTAGGTGTTGTTAGCCTGTTTTTCAGTTGTGAGAGAAGAGTATCACCCCCACTCATTTTTTTCACTCTCCATTTCCTTCCTCACTCTGCCCATCACCCTCGAACATTCAGAGTCACAGGAAAGCAGACAGAGGTTGAATCCCACTTCACCTGCTGACCTGGCCGCATTAGTAGAGAATATTCTAATCTCAGGTCAGGACCCGGATCAACAAATGAATAGCGAATATGATTCAGGACCTGAGATCAGCCCATGTCTGTGTCATCACATTCAGAAGGAGATGAAAGACGAACAATTATCTTGGATCAGCACATTCCACACACTCAAAACAAAAGCTTTATATTAGTTTGAAGCATCTTGGACTAACCAGGTAAATGATAGATGAAAACAGCActggcagcaggtagtgtcgcagtcacacggctccaggaacctggaggttgtaggtttgattccgggtgactgtctgtgaggagtgtggtgtgttctccctgtgtctgcgtgggtgtcctccgggtgactgactgcaaggagtgtggtgtgttctctctgtgtctgcgtgggtgtcctccgggtgactgactgcaaggagtgtggtgtgttctctctgtgtctgcgtgggtttcctctgggtgactgtctgcgaggagtgtggtgtgttctctctgtgtctgcgtgggtttcctccgggtgactgtctgcgaggagtgtggtgtgttctctctgtgtctgcgtgggtttcctccgggtgactgtctgtgaggagtgtggtgtgttctccctgtgtctgtgtgggtttcctccgggtctcTCAAAAAGAATGTAAGAGGTAATACAAGGAAATGGATGCATACTACTGAAACAGCTGATATTATATGTTTAGAATTGGATGCTGTATTTAATgtctaaaacaaaaataacttgCACTTAATGGCTATTTTAAAAGGTGGTGTAAAAGTTTTGCAAAGTACTATAGACAAATTGTGATACAGCCTCTAATTAATCTTTGTTTGCACACGAGGATCTCCAAAAAGCTTCTAAGAAAGATTGTCTCCAGGTAATAGGACTGTGGTGTAGCAAAAATACTATAAGAACACAAGGACTAAAGAACCAGGGGAATTccacagatttttttaaaaatcccttTAACCATTTAGTGACATTCAAATGAAATGCCATTGTACAGAATCGTGTATTTTATAGTAGGTGGGAGATGATAGTTTGCAATGGAGCCGATTTATGTCCAATGCAGTGGAAtcttgaatatatttaattgattACAAAACTTTGCTACATTGATTACACTAATGTGAGTCGGAAGTATCTTTTTGTCAGGGGTGttaagtgggtgtgtgtgcctttgtgctctTATTTGTTTTGATGGGGGCCAGGATCAAATGTGTTTTGGAGCAAGAGCGGgatagaaaaaagagaaagaaaacaacagatgaaaaaaaacagaaggagATGTGGGTCTAGGCAACTTCCAGGCATTGTGAGAGTAACGGAAGAGGGGGGCGGCCGAGGAAAAGTGAGAACATTACTGAGGGAGGTTCACCAATTAGCGGAAACTGTACAGTCTGTCAGACTGGCAGCAGCACAACTTCTATCCCCATTTTCGTGTCTTGCCTAGCGTCCTGCAGCATGCCTAGGGTGGAGGGATTTTGTCTGCTCTACATTACCATATACTGCAGCTGCATAATCACGACACATAACTTCATCCTATAGACTCTGGAGAACTCAGAAAACGTACTTGTGACTCTTGTAGATCTCCCTGTTGTTCTCCAGATACTTTTTTATGTCAATAAATGATAATGAAGTGGCAGTCTTACTaaatcaaatttaatttaattctctCCATACGTCAGTTCATACTTTACATTTATCAAATATATTTGCAACgtttgcagtgtttttgtttacagttattttaaaatgaagcagaatgctttttaaatgtatttcacaataaaataagtGTATTCTGCTCTATTAAGGGTACTATAGTCCTATGTTATAGAAAATGGTCCTCCTATGTGCAATccacacataaataaacaaaatgagccccatgaaacaatgaaaaatgaaaaatatatatagggTTTGTATTCACCTATTTTCGAGCCTCATCTATAATACCACTGTATGATTTAAGCTACTGCAGCTGTTAAAACAATAACTGTGGTGGTGATAAACTGCTTCTTCCTGTTGAAGCTGAGGGTTTTGGACATATAAGGACATACACTGGGGCTATCCGGTGGGGAATAGTGAAGGACTGAGTGGAGAGGTGATTGTTTGTCCTCCGTCGGAAGGTAGTAGGAggcagaaatgtggaaaaataagtggacaatgaaaacaataaagaaatacTGAAAAGGAGCTTCCTCTACTGAGATGGGGAATATCTGAGCAATTTATGTAGGCaagtgtgggtgtgggtgggtgtgggtgtgtgtgcctTACATGTGAGGAATAGACTACATATTACTTTCGCTTGGAACTGTCTTAGAAAGTTAGTGAAGActgtgaggaaacccatgaatcAACCAGGAGTCAATGTTATTCCAAAATAAAGCGGGAAAACTAGAAGGAAGTTGTTGCCAATTAACTACTGAGGCCATAATGAAATCAATAATctcaatataatttttttttttttgttaatccTCCACTTGCTAAAAACGGTGATGGTATTTTGGGTCTAAGTTGCCTTTCATAACCAACGTAATTAACAGGAGCTAATGCCACACAAAATAGACTTTGAGGAGAAAATCCCTGCTAACAACAATACCCTATTCACACGCCTGTCAACAGCCACACAAACCAAGGGCAGAGTTTAAACATGTGATGACAACCATCTTCTCTGATATTGATTTATCTGAGAAGTTCATGGTGGGATTCCAGTGGTCAAATGAACAAAGAGAACCCTAGGTTGTTGTTGAGTGACTCATTAGTACAAACCCTCGAAAAATAATCCACAATAACATTTAGTGtcaaacaaaatcaaatcaagattatttttttaaatatgtacgAAAATAAATAGCCAAAATTCTTGTTTCTGCATTCAGAACGCAtgcaatatgtaaaaaaaaaacagcatagcACTAAAAGACCTTCACAATAAATAATTTGCTTCATGGTATGTATTTGTTCTGAGACTGTTTAATAagaaggtgactgtctgtgaggagtgtggtgtgttctctctgtgtctgcgtgggtttccttcaggtgactgtctgtgaggtgtgtggtgtgttctctctgtgtgtgcgtgggtttcctccgggtgactgtctgtgaggagtgtggtgtgttctccctgtgtctgtgggggtttcctccgggtgactgtctgtgaggagtgtggtgtgttctccgtgtgtctgtgtgggtttcctccgggtgactgtctgtgaggagtgtggtgtgttctccctgtgtctgcgtgggtttcctcagggtgactgtctgtgaggagtgcggtgtgttctccctgtgtctgcgggggtttcctccgggtgactgtgagaagtgtggtgtgttctctctgtgtctgcgtgggtttcctccgggtgactgtctgtgaggagtgcggtgtgttctccctgtgtctgtgttggttccctccaggtgactgtctgtgaggagtgtggtgtgttctccctgtgtctgcgtgggtttcctccgggtgactgtctgtgaggagtgtggtgtgttctccttgtgtctgcgtgggtttcctccgggtgactgtctgtgaggagtgtggtgtgttctccctgtgtctgcgttggttccctccgggtgactgtctgtgaggagtgtggtgtgttctccctgtgtctgtgtgggtttcctccgggtgactgtctgtgaggagtgtggtgtgttctccctgtgtgactcaaaagtgtccgagtgtgtgagtgaatgtgccccgtgaaggactggcgccccctccagggtgtattccctccttgcgcccaatgattccaggtagacactggacccaccgcgaccctgaactggataagggttacagataatgaatgaatgaatgtttaataatacattaatcaCTCCTGTACATATTTGTTAGCAAAATATATGAGTTTATACAGCATTACCTGTTCATTGATACTTGAAATTTCCTAAGAATAATCCTTGACACTTTTCCCAAACCACCCTTTTCCATGAATACTTCTGGAGCCTTTTCTTAGAAAAGCTAATATTCCCCAGAGTATAAGACTGGTTAGACATCTCTTTTGATGATAGTCAATGTTTGGAGAACTCCATTTGCCATTACTCTAACCATgagcagaaaaagagagagaggaagcaaaGTGTGACTAACAGAAAAACGTtgttattttttactcatttactgacaccaggtGTTCGTAAACAGCCTTTAAGTTCAGGTCAGCTGAAGCAGTTCCTGGGGTGATCTTTTCAAAGCATCTCTGTTCAGGGGTGGTGTTTCTAGACCCGTATATTTTGACCACATAGTGTTACATGTCCATAAGGAGTGCAGGAAATATGATCTGGGAAGTGGTGTCTAttttaagatgttttatttataactgGTCGCTTCATATGAGTCCAACCTCGTCAAATGTATTTCTTCATGATTCCAACTAATCTAATAAAACCCATATTAACTGCACAGTTTTATAGAGAGTAATATACTGtgctttatcattttatttatgtgcAGGATATGACTGAAGTAAATGTTTTCAGACATTTTTATAAGAGACAGAACtcatttttcaaaatgaaatgCCCCAATGTTGTTGAGCCCAAAGTAGCCAAAGAGAGGAAAAGATTAATTACTGACCGCTGGGGTTTGTGTACAACCTCCTGCTGTTTGGGGGCTCAGATTTAAATGGAGATTGTGTACTTGGGAAAATCCACTGCAAATGTAAACATAAGATGGATAAGCAGACAATTATTTTGTCATTGGGACGTACTGAGTGTTTCACAGCACATTAAACACTGCAAGTATTAAAGACTTAAGTTGTCTGTTTTCAGAAGAGTTTAATTTTCTTATTGGTTCatggctttttttattttttatttttttaatggtttgtGACTGAGGTCTAAGTGtttccttttattttacatttttcctGTTTCCTTTTACTTTACATTTTTCCTGTTAACTTTTACTTTACATTTTGATTTGGTTTAAAATAGAGGAAAAGCTCATGAACAATAATCATATTAAAgcacaattatttttatttcaacaaACCAAATCTGCATTTCTCACAATGCACATAAGTACACAAGaatctattttttaaatgtaaatttacagtctttctttcttattttttaagttttgggATCCAGGGTCTTGCGGTTAGTCTTGGATCACTCCTAACCCTTGTCttgttttatgtatttacaGCTCAGACTTCCTCTGTACAAAGTAGGGCTTGGGGTATTAGGTCGCCTTGGGCGACAGgaattggcttttttttttctttttcccttttttctgtAGATAAGTTTATGCACCATCTGTCATCCCAATATGGGACACTGACCAGCACAGCCCCCTACACACGCCCTATACGTCACACGTTTCGAAGAGtattttttccccctgtttTTAGACTAGATCCGCTTCTTGGGTGCCAATTGGCTAGTGGCG belongs to Hoplias malabaricus isolate fHopMal1 chromosome 9, fHopMal1.hap1, whole genome shotgun sequence and includes:
- the bcl6b gene encoding B-cell CLL/lymphoma 6 member B protein, encoding MMSKMQMVEGYGVTSRREQELEVQGYVKEFTRHSNDVLLNLNELRHRDILTDATLLVGSAQLRAHCAVLIACSGFFYSLFSRHTSGTGSERGVSLSLPEGLDAGSVSLLLDFMYTSRLPLTPGTVSGVLTAATYLQMDHVADTCRAFIQNSERVCVSPPLVELASRNPQLNTTVPQGGRSPPAHPSFTSSSPSRPAAEAEEPSPTIARVPGETMTSVKHVPRPQSLKVEKEPESSSFPHCTPSPNSPAESSGQPNSPAESSGCTFSPKLKPRSEFKSTPDPKACNWKKYKYIVLNPLCATSIKEEETGEEQQTTDHSPTASDRHTTLSESGHGLEDVKGLSPVYSSPQQTKHFSLHNGPSPQPTDTYRRPLVNVGQDNRGFCSVYQYACPPVHEAAKQSAHPFGKLQIKLECQSPVICYSGNQGNARPTCSGDKPYRCNVCGAQFNRPANLKTHSRIHSGEKPYRCDTCGARFVQVAHLRAHVLIHTGEKPYPCHTCGTRFRHLQTLKSHLRIHTGEKPYSCEKCDLRFRHKSQLRLHLRQKHGAVTNTKIRYKVLADPYQTGSVVQTC